In Mus musculus strain C57BL/6J chromosome 14, GRCm38.p6 C57BL/6J, the following are encoded in one genomic region:
- the Gm3752 gene encoding uncharacterized protein LOC115488284 isoform b (isoform b is encoded by transcript variant 2) has translation MLNSSKLGVWSARNTSTQNSKMTKKRSKRNELEELKLDMRKISNDMEEMCGILNLYMYEDLNYRMNTEFNIIKSQHEKTMLDMNKMIQSIIGSMQYSKELIEDNYSYSIKEDHLLRECTQLHENVRILLNENRRLLVEQAGHKCPVGKKRGSLRRPARTSVSQVPRNTSVI, from the exons ggtctgctagaaatacttcaacccaaaattccaaaatgactaagaagagatccaaaagaaatgaactagaagaactgaaattggatatgaggaagatcagcaatgacatggaggaaatgtgtggaatcctgaacctttacatgtatgaggatttgaactacag gatgaacactgaattcaacatcattaaatcacaacatgagaagacaatgttggatatgaataaaatgatccagtccataattggttccatgcagtactccaaggaactgatagaagataactattcctacag cattaaggaggaccacctcctccgtgagtgcactcaactcCACGAAAACgtaaggatattactgaatgagaacagaaggctgctggtggagcaggctggccacaagtgtcctgtggggaagaaaagaggttctctgaggaggccagcaagaacatctgtgtcccaagtgccaaggaacaccag
- the Gm3752 gene encoding uncharacterized protein LOC115488284 isoform c (isoform c is encoded by transcript variant 4), producing the protein MTKKRSKRNELEELKLDMRKISNDMEEMCGILNLYMYEDLNYRMNTEFNIIKSQHEKTMLDMNKMIQSIIGSMQYSKELIEDNYSYSIKEDHLLRECTQLHENVRILLNENRRLLVEQAGHKCPVGKKRGSLRRPARTSVSQVPRNTSVI; encoded by the exons atgactaagaagagatccaaaagaaatgaactagaagaactgaaattggatatgaggaagatcagcaatgacatggaggaaatgtgtggaatcctgaacctttacatgtatgaggatttgaactacag gatgaacactgaattcaacatcattaaatcacaacatgagaagacaatgttggatatgaataaaatgatccagtccataattggttccatgcagtactccaaggaactgatagaagataactattcctacag cattaaggaggaccacctcctccgtgagtgcactcaactcCACGAAAACgtaaggatattactgaatgagaacagaaggctgctggtggagcaggctggccacaagtgtcctgtggggaagaaaagaggttctctgaggaggccagcaagaacatctgtgtcccaagtgccaaggaacaccag